CAAAAGTAATTTAAATGAGGTTTTTGAATCAAATTGGTTTTCACAATTGTAAGCTAATGTTAAAAGATCACCTTTCCCTCTGTTGCTGGGAGTTAAAAGATGGGTCTGCAAGCTCTTTAGGATCAACCAATAGGCAGtctctgaaacaaatagccagcAGTTAAATATCTGATCTGTACCCCGATGAGAAAAGCTTAGAATTAAGATACTAACCTCCATATGATCCCCACGATATCCTAAAGCTTAAGATCCTATGTATAATACACAAAAGCAATATACAACTccaaaaaaaatcaagtttATGAGACACATATACTACTAagagttaaatactgtttactccttataggactttttaggtgaaattcgaaggtcaaggactgaaactatgaaaccctataagtatagggagtaaatagtatttaactCTACTAATAAACACACCAAAATGCCAAACAATAACTGATGGCTGCCTTGACATCCTcataaaaaaaactcttctcaAGTCAATGAGTTAAGTTCACAATACTAGTAAACTTTCCATTGAGTTCATGTAACAGAACCTACAATGTAAACCAACTAAAACCATGAAAGAGGAAGCTATGGTTAGAGCAGCCAAGAGTTAAatcataaaaaatttaaaagctgcaaagatgataggagcattttaatgcgacgttttaactgcatttccctacattttctgcgccatttccttggaaaaatccctgtttaggaaagtttccattctttgattgggaaagttccttattgtagaaagtttccatttctcatttctggcaagtttccattttcagtttaggaaagtttctatttttcatttttagtaagtttctatttttcattttttagaaagtttctattgtcagtatagtttctattttcaggacctccgagctaaaaagtggaaatgaactcacgaatggaaagaggagcttgcgaaagtcaagacgagcgaatatgagacgaaaagggccacacaattgagcataaatgaagaaataagatttcctagtccaaccaggaaatcctgcgaaatggaggaagacttcccaagcaagtttccaacgcaaccatgaaaaataaatggaaaaataaagtatctagacgttggagatgagaaggcttgaagttgaagcaacgaggcccaagaactttatggatttgagttggattttcggaaaaatggatcaaggcccatgaaagcccatggaattagggtttgtgacgcaaggatgtaaccctagagatgttttgccgtgaaaaccaaagggatgagagaaaagtggcgtgaaaaatcaagaagaaataaaagattacgcaagagattttctagggtgaagtttatggaaagaaaaagtgtggacatcaagaaaagcaccaaatggcgtctagattcattcctagaaaccctaagtatattttggccgaaataagagaagaaaatcagaaatatattcaaggaatttcggcaagaatatattagggaatcttcttggagttttatgattggttggatgacacactagggcttatttggcaatttctcattggtggaaggcatgtggaattattaatttaattccttgagaaaataaacagaaaatcacggcttggaggccaagcattgccgttccctatataaacTCTACATCCTTAGACGTTTGACATCTcccacaattcagaaaattctctctacgcgcgaaagctctctccattctctagttcaacctttggcgttttcaagcaaggaaggaagaagcaagactaagccgtgagcatctccaccattccaccttgaagccgtgtactttgaagcttgctttcaagtttcattagttcatcattcgagttcttcatcatcatctccattcacggtgtaattcaaccttctttcttgtaatcacttttgattctccttgtttgatttcattggaagttgttctagttaacattgatgtttgaacaaggtttatattctgaaattttatgattgaataaaggatttcGATTCATActttgtgattccaaagttgcttatgtgtgattgttcgattgaatttgcttgatagatatctcttgtatgttaatcttaattggttcgaaacttttagggtttatgtatgagtggtgctagatttaagaacatgattcaacttcttgtgttatgaacttaaatcaaaagtagtaaaggttttggacaaaaatcgaattcaattgaaaatgattgcaattaggtgaacttattcatactaagttgtacacttgagttgatagcctttctatgtgtttcatgcgttgaacatgtcatgattgactagctttctagggcttgattacatgtttgataggattagtctatgtgttttcacttagattaattagcattgaatgtaaaatatgggaaatcgtttgctttctaacgtttatatgtgtgaatattatactttgtttttattttaattgtttaaattgccctacattgacaggtgtaccctcaatccccggaatagaacgattcatatttgcttatactactaatgatgtttaaagggttagattatatgcttgctttgatcAATCAAAAATTCAGAACATACGAAAAATCTCATACTGTTAACTAGAGGGGAAGAAAACCTAAAACAGATGAAAGAGAGGTCAAAACTATACAACTTAAAGCAAGGGCTATATTCTGCTTAACCTGCATGTACAGAAAGATAATAATGTCATgaacaaaacataaaagaacaTAACAAACAAATGATGGGATAGATGTAGCAAGTACCAGGGGAGCTGTATTAATTGAAAAGCATGCAAAAGTAACATGAGAAGCTAGTTGAAAAGTTATAATATTGAGATAGTCATGGTCATAAGATGTAATCTTTAGCTCTTAAAATATGCTTTATACTTTGGTACTCAAAATAACACGACAAGCTAGTTGTTGATAAACACAAGAGGACCTGTCTGTGCAATGTCAATGGCAAACAAGTCAGAGCACAAGCTAGTAAAGAACAGCAATTCTCACCAAGTCATATCTCACTTCAAATCAAACTTGTAAATAATACATTGAAATTAATAGATTATTATAAAGAAGGAACTAGCTGATACAGTTCAAATGCAACTAAAGCAATTGACAAAACAAACAATTTTGTTCTTTTAAAGTTTTACTAGTTATTTTTTGGGAGAAAGAAGCATCTAGTTCCATTGCCAACATCTTCCATTCCAaagctttcttcttcatctctttcCCTTCTTCTTAACTACACACAATTTTGCATTTGAATCAATCAAGTCATCGATTAGAATACAAGTGAAAGGCCAAAAATTCCCTCACCTTGTCCGACTGAACTGAACGTTGTCCCCCTATTGCCGCTCAAATCGAACTGTGTCCCGTCCCGGTGTAATGTACTAAATTCAAACATAATTGCAATCAATCCCAATCCAAAAGAACAAATAAGCGCAAATTCAATAAGCACAAACCCTAGCCTCCTATCACCTCAAGCTTGGGATATAGTGAGGAGTTCCTTCTTCAATAACCGAGCCGTCATTGGCATTATGCCTTGGATGCTTTCGCGGAAGACCTTACGATGTCGATCTGTGCCTCCATTTCCACGCGAGAATCTCGAAAATCTGTGTCActcccctgatttttaacacaaataaaaatcgatatataatctcataattatacatgcgtgatcgttcaaccatcaatacaaaatacctgaaatttttttctctttaaatcAAGTACacactgatgccctgaaccctcaaagttaatatacacttgctccacagagttatatattacacaatcTTACGAATtgaattgtcaacaacaaaataaaatgtaaatgctcctcagagctcactacaagcagaagtcttaataacggtaaagtcacaaaaatggcttcctaccgtaaagttGCAAATGgggctacctcagcatcagccacgattatcctgacctgcaggattaacccctacaccgtttgaatggtgcaccgggttgccacacaacaaatccagtaagcttttgcaagtccGTATAAGTAAACTCAATATCACAAAGCAGAAaacacattcttaagtcacctaaatctaaacaacgataagcacataactcacaactacaaccatatgtttcataatcttccataacatgcttacgtaggtcaactcgtgactaaaaccacatgctcagattctcaacctagcatccaattacacaaattccagTCAAACAAAATctcctcaagtaatgtttggAAATCCTTTGACGCACAACGGCGAGTCACAaagatcacactcatttccttcccaccggAAGTCtctgtcatcaacatgacatcaaaggtgaaaacaatgaatcaccttcctatcctcacacagagcacaatcgtcaccactatagcttttaaaatcaatcaaaccatcaatcaatgaattcaagaagaaaacaaagcaatcacaattcaaaacaagcaaaacaattcatagtaacccctgtgTACagttttagttcaggaggtcacattaagacaAGTAATTCAAGTCATAGCAATCATCATAACCCCACACTCTGACATCCGTAGGTAGTTCCGACCATCATAGCAATTGTCTCGacctttgttaacttaataacaatgcaactccgctaccgagcagtcatcacattgatcattacacatatttcaccggtcatcacacagatagtcatcatcctactaatcatcacacatatagcgatcatcacacagattttgccagtcatcacacatatagcggtcatcacacagattttgtcagtcatcacacagatagtgaTCATCACACAGACTGCATCGAtttatcacacagatattcctacacaagctttacatgacaatcatcacaaagatttatcacactgatgtcatcgattcatcacacagatattcctacataaGCTTTACATGAccatcatcacaaagattcatcacactgatgtcatcgattcatcacacagatattcctacacaagctttacatgacaatcatcacaaaaattcatcacactgatgtcatcgattcatcacacagatattcctacataaTCTTTACATGACCATCATCATAAAGATTCATCACattgatgtcatcgattcatcacacagatattcttacacaagctttaccatatcttaaatctcaattaagacggtcatattagacccatggtatctcaacacatgatattctacaatcacaactcaacacacaatttcaccattctcgagcaataatgaactcattccaaatattgttcacatcacaacgaaaccaccaatacatatatatatttcacataaatatatatacatataatatatatatatatatatataatcatccactcaggaatgccactaataccaactatagtcatagttaacctgcTAACTCCAAGACCATATGGTAATTatgctcataacgaatatcgtgagatttagtcacctcgaaattcccgttgcgtcttcaatatagaataAAGCAGCCaaccacaaaataaccgtccaagaatacttcatcAAGTACCTTAGACTAAATCTGCCCAATTGAAATCCTAGAATTTCAATcccaaaattcgacctccacgagttgaatcgatgcaagccaccttgtgaAAAGCATCTACGTCATCagagctccaaaagccctcaagaatcacctgCAAAGGTGGCCCGAATCTTCAGTTCCGACGAAGGCGATTTTGTCCCCAACGTGGCTtcttctcggccttgcagcGCCCACCACAGCTCATCCCACACTCGATGGTtaccacagacgtgtagaggagGTTGAGGCGAAAAAAGCCCACTTGGAATCGTGTCCAATGGTGGCCGGATCGCCAAGAAATCGGTCGGCGAAGTGGAGAGGCGAAACTAGGCTCGgactgaagagagagaaaaagtttcccGATTTGGAAACTTctgatttttctgatatttttccggaaaaatctcatatataccaaaatggaaactttttccgacagCCATAACTTAtttatacgaactccgatttcagcgttccgcatgtccacgaactcgtatcgacgagctctacgactttcgttaaggaagtttttggaaaatctcaacatatcaaaagtcaaccttgaacacCCTCCTAAATCCACAATTTTCGAATAACAATTCGTCCGAAACGCTttcgctccatccacgagccacgaaatcgtctaataaccactaattaaattctgaaaaatcctcggaaaataataacaaatttctggggtaCTACAATCTagaatcaaaaaacaaaattgaagagTTAAAGAGACGAAATAGGACTagaatttgaaaatttgaaacctAATTGAAAAGAGATTGCGAACCTGAAATTGGATTTGTCTTAGAGTGAGAGAGATGGGAGAGACCGACTCTCTTTTCGCAGGGAGAGACCTCTGAGAACAAAAATCACGGGGGGagtttttaagttttaactCAATTTTTCGCGGCCTCGAAGAGAAAACAATGACTGCGTGCAGCAAGAGCACGCAGCAAAAGAATCAAATATTCACGATGAACGGCTAAAATGCATAGTTAAATGAGAAAATTTTTCTCATTCACGATGTGCACAAAAATAACGCCGTAAAAAACTCTTATTTACGACTTACATTTTTGCACACCGTAAATTTCACGTCGTAAAAGCTCTAATTTCCCGTAGTGACCCTAACAATATATACGCCTACGCAGCTCAACCAGTTACCAGCTCATATAATCACTTTTGGTTTGTGGCTTTCTGTATTGCTATTTCCCAACAACCACTTTATTCCCAATAGAAAAGCTTAATGCAACAAGCCACTGTTTTaagttgtattattattattatatcgATCTTTTGCTGATTGCTACGCATATAAAAACAGGTTTCCTTTGTTTTGATGCAAACTGTGAAAGCTATATTCATTCCGTTCATTGGTCATAAAGATATATGAAATCCCTTCCACTTTCTTCCTACTTTTAATTCTTTACTGTCCTAAACGGGTGATATCAACATTTTAAGGGATTATATATTCTCAAACATCTGTGGACCAACCACTCTGATGGCACCTTCAAGTTTAAACTAAGAACTCCACGAACTACTCAATCACTgagctttctttccttttcaatGCAGCTAGCGGTAGTAGTTAAAAAACTGTGTGACCGAATTTTAGTTCTAGCTCTCTTTAACTTACGAACTGCTCAATCGCTGATTCACAgagctttctttccttttcaatGCAGCTGGAAGTAGTAGTTAAAAAATTGTGTGACCTAATTTCAGTTCTAGCTCTCTTTAACTtttaggcccagtttgggataGATTTTAGACCTGCTTTTGAGATAGATTCTGCTTTTGGGCATAATAtatagtgtttggtaaattttaTAGAAGCTGCTTTTGGGCTAAATTGATTCTCATGGAAGCTAAAAGTGAGAAGCACCTTCGGAGTAGCTTTTGGATTCTGATTATGGGGAAAACACGGAGTGAACAGTGTTTATTTAATGAAATTTATGAAATGACGAATAATGTCCTCATCCTTTTGTAACAATTATATTGCCAATAgagttttctctctttctctcttaacACGCTGGGACGCAGGGTTGCCGTCAGCACATAGGAGAGATCGATCTGTGCTCCAACATCTTCAAAGCGTACCAACTCTCGAGAGATCGTTCTGTGCTCCAAGATCGCTCTGtcaccgcctctctctctctctctctgggctGTCGTCAACATATCTTCCAAGATCGATCTGTGCTCCAACATCTTCAAAGATCGATATGTTCTCCAACATCTTCAAAGATCGATCTGTGCTCCAATATCTTCAAAGCGTACCAACTTTCGAGAGATCGATCTGTGCTCCAAGCTCTTCAAAGCGTACCAACTCTCGAGAGATCGATCTCAACAGCAAATTGATTCAGAAACTGATGAATTGATTTAGAGAATCAAACTCACTGTAAGTCCTCCTTCTCCATCTCTCCCCAAATTTATAGTATGTTGATGAAACTGCTTCGATTCGTTGCGCTTCTTATTCTCTCCTCTAAAgttcttatttttctctataTACGTCCCCTGCAGAACAAGTAGTCACAGATCGAAACAAGAGCTGCGGCCCTGTTTCTATATTTGGTCGATTTGTAGTATTCTGGGTACTAAATTTCCGCAGGCAGAGACAGGGTAAGTAAGATTCACTCTTTCAATTCAATTCCAGTCCCTCCACATTTTCATAGTTTGATTTCGTTTCTGGGCCTCTATGATGCTAcatgggaatttttttttccaaatgtcTGGTGTTTTCACCATACCTGCCAAATATGTATTGCAGCGGTGGACAAATACTGCTATGAGCAGGCATGCCATTGGCAAAAAATTGGATGAGGTACAATCTAAGGTCCGTCGTTACAATGATTTATGTCGACGAGCCATAATATTGGGTGAAGAAGGGTCACTTTCTCAGGAGAGTTATGATGTAGCATTATGTGCCATAAAAGAAGCTTTAAAGCAATGCACGAGTTTGAACACTTCTGTTGAAAGCAATGCAAAACCTAATGACTCGGCAATAGATGGTATTTGTGGTATTGAAGTGAGTCAGTGTGGTATGACATCTGATGACAAGATTTTTGGTCTGAAAGTGAGTACTGCTAGCAAGACTCCTAGGAGAGTTGGGACTGGGAAAGTGGTGGCAAGGCATGGGAAAGGAAAGGTATAAAATGGTGGCTTCTAAGGTCTACTTGTATCTTTTTCCTTTCGAAAATATTTTAGATGCATTAATGTGACAGATAAATTCTGCTTCATTTGCATACAGGTACCTCAGCCGGAAGGTATGAGAGTTGGAACACAAGACCAGTTTCCCCAAATGGTATGTCATGCTGCCTCCCATCTTAATTCTGTTTGATTAGtggaatttttctttcttttctgcttTGATTTTGATGTTGTAAACTTTTGTAGAAAGATACTTCATtttgcccaaaaaaaagaaatcatTATGACATACTGGATTTGATTAGTGGCAAACATAATTTTAATCATGGATAAAAAATACAGCTAGTATAAGTTAGAAAGAAGTGAGGATGTTCACAGGTTCTTTTGGTTTAGGTTTCTCCCCTGCTTTGATAAACTGTATCTAGGAGTTTTTGACATAGTGCTTGTTCCTTCCTTGTGGCAGCAAGTTTGTTCTGAGACAAGGCCGCCTATGCTGATGCAGCTACATAATGTGGTGCCTCCGCAGTTGCATAATATGGTGCCATCAATGTTTCAAAATGTCTCACCGGCACAGTTCCATAATGGCTTGTTCGACACCTGTGCAGGAGAATCGTCTCCCTCAGTAACTTGGaacttttcttcctctttttaaGAATTGAGTGTTGTTTATACATCCATGTACAGTAGAAAGTAGAGACGAACTGAAGTAGTGTAGGTTTCAGCACTCCTCAGTTTTACAGGTGCGTGCTAGTGGGGTCCTAAGAACTGTTGAAAAGTATCCAAATACATCGTATATGTTGTGCACCTGGATTTCTATTTGGTGATAGGACTCTAGgagtaatgaaaaaaaaaaaaaaacagacggAGAGTCGTTGATGATTCTTGCACCAAGGCTTTGTCTCATTTCCTGTGTCGGTGAGAGGAAAAGATGGAAGACAATGCATATGAAGAAGATGGTCCgggaagacaagaaatggagatgttaagaaatacaattgcacaaagtctaatgaatgcatctacttagcatttagttgcaaaGTTGTATTGACTTTAATACATTTTGTGTAATGTTTCCCGTATACCATGGTGGGGGCATGTTTTGTGTAATATTCTCAACTCATTTGTATAATATTTAAGGGTTTAATGTAATATTTTATTTGATCCAAGCAATATATAAGCAAACAAAttacaaaaaactaaaattgcTTATATAATTTGTAGAATTAATATACATATTGAGATAAAAGTGATGAATTGATAATTTAAACTAGTGTACAAGGACAATACATGAGAAATTATTTAATTTGGTATAGTTACATAATCATAAAACAAAGTTATGTAGTTTAGTAGCATCTTTTATCATCTAtgcccattttggtaattataccaaACCAAAGTACTTTTTACTtacaatttaccaaacactcagaaattgcttttggttcacacaacacttttaaaaacaatttaccaaacacatcaGCTGCTTCTTCTCGCAGCAATATCAGAAGTGTTTCTTCTCGCAGCAACATCAGAAGTGTTTCTTCTCGCAGCGCAACAATCCCAAACTGGGTCTTAGTTAACAACAAAAATTTTCACTGGCTATAGCTTATTGTCAGCGTAAACCCATAGGTAAATACAAGTTAATACTTATTTTCTCATTAGTTAATACATATCTCAACGATGAACCCTAAATAATAAATAGAGATAGTCACTACTCACTAGTGAATCACATGTATGAGATGAAATCAAGTGATTTGTGTCAAGAAATATTTTTCTTGAAActataaaatatttcaaattatagCTCGTCACATACATTTCTATTAAATGCATACGATGTGATCTgaattaatttcaattattcatCACTTCACTGTCCAGAAGCTTATAGAAAACTATAATATTTCTGTTTGTTTAAGATATCATGATTTGTAAGTAAACTCTATATAAAATGTAAATGTGTATCTAGTTTATAAATTTTGAAGAACATATATGCAACTAAATTTATAGCTCGAATCATATTCAACTTCAAGCTCATACTCGGATATTTTACTGATGGGAATCCGTGTGGCCAGCGTGTGGATACCGTGGTCAACCAAATCTAATTTGCATAGGACAGGACAAGGCATGggcaattgaaagtttgaataGCACTAGAGAAAAGGATCAGAACATTTTTATAACGAGACATTGAAGGAACACAAGAAAGCCAAAAAGTAATATGGGTTGTGAAAAGACTAGCTAATAGCTATGTGGTCATAAATCAACATTAAAGTTAACAAATCAAAATTAGAATAAAGTGGCGAGAGTGCTTTCCTAGGCAATTGGCAGGAAAGTTGCCTCTTCTcttttttaaaggaaaaaaaaaaaaaaaaagtgggcaGTTTTGTCATTTAATTGATCAATTTGATCTTGATGCGATGCTTTACAATTATATTGCTCATGTTGCCTCCGAGTTTGTTCAGTGGGTAGTAGGACCAAAATAATGTGTGCAAGCAATATGGTGGGCACTAGGCTTTTCATGAATGAAGCCATGAAGGTTGCCAAAAGCAACAATAATCATGTTAGTGCCAGCAAGATTCTCAAACAGCAAATAACTTAACAAACAAGCCAGCATGGAAGATGGCAATAGGCCGGGGTAGGGTTCTGCATAACCCCCTCTCCATTTTTAACAGCTAAAAATGCTCCTGGTGAACTTTACCTCCAATTAGATGATGATACGTGTAGAGAATCATGATTtcggaaaaaacaaaaaagagttaGTTTTCTGATCTTAGATTCTTACTCATGCTCAAAGTTTGGTGGCGAGTCTCTACTTCAATAATAAGATGTTTGTCAAGCTCAGacttaaattttaaattt
Above is a genomic segment from Rosa chinensis cultivar Old Blush chromosome 3, RchiOBHm-V2, whole genome shotgun sequence containing:
- the LOC112194106 gene encoding protein FAR1-RELATED SEQUENCE 4, which encodes MSRHAIGKKLDEVQSKVRRYNDLCRRAIILGEEGSLSQESYDVALCAIKEALKQCTSLNTSVESNAKPNDSAIDGICGIEVSQCGMTSDDKIFGLKVSTASKTPRRVGTGKVVARHGKGKVPQPEGMRVGTQDQFPQMQVCSETRPPMLMQLHNVVPPQLHNMVPSMFQNVSPAQFHNGLFDTCAGESSPSVTWNFSSSF